Proteins encoded together in one Plasmodium brasilianum strain Bolivian I chromosome 4, whole genome shotgun sequence window:
- a CDS encoding hypothetical protein (Plasmodium exported protein): MMIQANKFFFFIKFCAFSLLIRTYQNSYKTNTYGISYIKKIDLSNPLYARIDRLLNEEGGLHCPNGSIPLKKMSKKNFKVSSDTSNNNNYKGRHRKLEGKSSKKEKNVSPSIIKPKKGLDDTYNVKMVKALDNEYKEVNNVKCEFAQKFLRRILVITPVILSSIATLVVLMLTKDNILEGLSATLSLTIFVSIFILTVLVTYCKLLKNMYKGNNK, encoded by the exons ATGATGATACAAGctaataaattctttttcttcattaaatTCTGCGcattttcccttttaatACGAACATATCAGAATTCATACAAG ACAAATACATATggaatatcatatattaagaaaattgaTCTAAGTAATCCATTATATGCAAGAATAGACAGattattaaatgaagaagGAGGTTTACATTGCCCCAATGGAAGCAtacctttaaaaaaaatgtctaaaaaaaactttaaagTGTCATCTGATAcatcaaataataataactataAAGGACGGCATAGAAAATTAGAAGGAAAATCgtcaaaaaaggaaaaaaacgTATCACCATCCATTATTAAACCTAAAAAAGGATTAGATGATACATATAATGTTAAAATGGTAAAAGCACTTGATAATGAATACAAAGAAGTAAATAACGTTAAGTGTGAATTTGCACAAAAATTTCTAAGGCGTATTCTTGTTATTACTCCAGTTATATTGTCCAGTATTGCTACATTGGTGGTATTAATGCTAACAAAGGATAATATTTTAGAAGGCCTTTCTGCCACATTATCCCTTACAATATTTGtttcaatatttattttaacagtATTAGTTACTTACTGtaaattattgaaaaatatgtacaagggtaataataagtaa